One genomic segment of Bacteroides caccae includes these proteins:
- a CDS encoding peptidylprolyl isomerase: MRILVLLLITLLGCGACKKQHDHKGKTPLVEVDGNFLYKEDLMSVLPVGLSKDDSILFAEHYIRSWAEEILLYEKAANNIPDNVDVEKLVENYRKALIMHTYQQELINQKLINDIPEQEIADYYEKNKELFKLENPLIKGLFIKVPLTAPQLNNVRRWYKTEKQDAVESLEKYSLQNAVKYEYFYDKWVSVTDILDMIPLKVDTPEEYVNKHRQVELKDTAFYYFLNVSDYRGVGEEKPYEFARSEVKDLLVNQKRVNFMEQVKSDLYQQAVDKKKIIYNY; encoded by the coding sequence ATGCGAATATTAGTCCTCTTACTGATTACCCTTCTTGGTTGTGGAGCGTGCAAAAAACAGCATGACCATAAAGGTAAGACTCCTTTGGTAGAGGTGGATGGTAATTTTTTATATAAAGAAGATTTGATGTCCGTACTTCCTGTTGGATTGTCAAAAGATGATAGCATTCTTTTCGCCGAACACTATATTCGTAGTTGGGCGGAGGAAATCTTGTTGTATGAAAAAGCTGCGAACAACATTCCTGATAATGTGGATGTGGAAAAGTTGGTGGAGAACTACCGGAAAGCTTTGATTATGCATACTTATCAGCAGGAACTGATTAATCAGAAGTTGATAAATGATATTCCGGAACAGGAAATTGCAGATTATTATGAGAAAAACAAAGAATTGTTTAAGCTGGAGAATCCGTTGATTAAGGGATTGTTTATCAAAGTGCCGTTAACGGCTCCCCAGTTGAATAATGTCCGCAGATGGTATAAGACAGAGAAGCAGGATGCAGTAGAGAGTCTGGAAAAATACAGTTTGCAAAATGCGGTGAAATATGAATATTTCTATGACAAATGGGTCTCCGTGACAGATATACTCGACATGATTCCGTTAAAAGTAGATACACCGGAAGAATATGTAAACAAACACCGTCAGGTAGAATTGAAAGATACGGCATTTTATTATTTCCTGAATGTGAGCGATTATCGTGGAGTAGGAGAGGAAAAACCGTATGAGTTTGCCCGATCGGAAGTGAAAGATTTGCTGGTCAATCAGAAACGGGTGAATTTTATGGAGCAAGTAAAAAGCGACCTGTATCAGCAGGCGGTAGACAAGAAGAAGATTATATATAATTATTAA
- a CDS encoding peptidylprolyl isomerase, which yields MKKFVNFRFVVTLVLAVFANVVTYAQDNVVDEVVWVVGDEAILKSDVEEARMDALYNGRRFDGDPYCVIPEEIAVQKLFLHQAKLDSIEVSEAEIIQRVDMLTNMYIQQIGSREKMEEYFNKTSAQIRETLRDNARDGLTVQKMQQKLVGEIKVTPAEVRRYFKDLPQDSIPYIPTQVEVQIITLQPKIPVAEIEDVKKRLRDYTDRVTKGEIDFSTLARLYSEDKASAIKGGECGFMGRGMMDPSYANVAFSLQDPKKVSKIVESEFGYHIIQLIEKRGDRVNTRHILLRPKVSEKELTEACARLDSIADDIRANKFSFDEAAAVISHDKDTRNNHGIMVNINENSGVTTSKFQMQDLPQDVAKVVDKMNVGEISKAFTMINEKDGKEVCAIVKLKAKINGHKATIAEDYQDLKEIVMDKRREEMLHKWILDKQKHTYVRINENWQKCDFKYPGWIKKD from the coding sequence ATGAAGAAGTTTGTGAACTTTAGATTTGTTGTTACCCTTGTCCTGGCAGTTTTTGCTAACGTGGTAACTTATGCCCAGGACAACGTGGTTGATGAAGTAGTTTGGGTAGTAGGTGACGAAGCTATTTTAAAATCAGATGTAGAAGAGGCTCGTATGGACGCCTTGTATAATGGACGCAGATTCGACGGCGATCCATATTGTGTGATTCCCGAAGAAATCGCTGTTCAGAAGTTATTCCTGCATCAGGCAAAGTTGGATAGTATTGAGGTTTCCGAAGCGGAAATCATCCAGCGAGTAGATATGCTGACTAATATGTACATTCAGCAGATCGGTTCAAGAGAGAAAATGGAGGAGTATTTCAATAAGACTTCCGCTCAGATTCGTGAAACACTGCGTGATAATGCACGAGACGGATTGACAGTACAGAAGATGCAGCAGAAATTAGTCGGGGAAATCAAAGTAACTCCGGCAGAAGTACGCCGTTACTTCAAAGACCTTCCGCAGGATAGTATCCCTTACATTCCGACGCAGGTAGAAGTGCAGATTATCACGCTGCAACCTAAAATTCCTGTTGCAGAAATCGAAGATGTGAAGAAAAGGCTGCGCGACTATACGGATCGTGTGACAAAAGGAGAAATCGACTTCTCAACGTTGGCCCGTTTGTATTCCGAGGATAAGGCATCTGCCATAAAAGGCGGCGAATGCGGATTCATGGGACGTGGTATGATGGACCCTTCTTATGCGAATGTGGCATTCAGTTTGCAGGATCCGAAGAAAGTCTCCAAGATTGTTGAGTCTGAATTCGGTTATCATATTATCCAGTTGATTGAGAAGCGTGGTGACCGTGTCAATACCCGTCACATTCTGTTGCGTCCGAAAGTTTCGGAAAAAGAACTGACAGAGGCTTGTGCACGTCTGGATTCTATTGCTGATGATATCCGTGCAAATAAGTTCTCGTTCGATGAAGCAGCTGCTGTTATTTCACATGATAAAGATACTCGTAATAATCATGGTATCATGGTGAATATCAATGAAAATTCAGGAGTGACTACTTCTAAATTCCAAATGCAGGATCTACCTCAGGATGTTGCCAAAGTGGTAGACAAGATGAACGTTGGAGAGATTTCCAAAGCATTTACAATGATTAATGAGAAAGACGGAAAGGAAGTTTGTGCGATTGTGAAACTGAAGGCAAAAATCAACGGTCATAAAGCGACTATTGCAGAGGACTATCAGGACTTGAAAGAAATTGTAATGGATAAACGCCGCGAAGAAATGTTGCACAAGTGGATTCTGGATAAGCAGAAACATACTTATGTACGTATCAACGAAAACTGGCAGAAGTGTGACTTCAAGTATCCGGGTTGGATTAAGAAGGATTGA